AGACACCTCCAGAAAACAGCACTGGAATAGAAAGAAAACCTAAGAAAAAAATTGTTCTTGAATTGAGCGAACTAAGTACTTGTGCCAGCCCTTGATTAGATAGGATGGCTGTCTTTGGTGAAAACGGATCATTGATCAAGGTAGAGACCAAATCCCAAGAGGTATTGAAGAATAGAAAGATATCTCCATTTCCGTTATAATAATATTGATAAACTAATCCTGCCGCCCATCCAGCCAGCACCTTGAAAATTAAAGCAGGGAAAAAAAATTGCCTCAAATTTTGATCTGTTGAATCATATCTCCAAACCTGCCGAATCATAAAGACGATTGCAAATAGACCAACCAACATCAAAAACCATTTCATTTTAATCGGTAATATTCAAGTGAAAATTATTGGGTAATCCATTACAGCCATTTGACAATATGAAAAAGTAAGGTTGAAGTTGGTTACTTATACTTATCCATTAATCAAGCTGACCCCAATTTTACAGGATAGACACTTCTTTTTCAAACAAAATTCCTTTCTAAGCCCAATCATCGCTTGACTATCGAAAGCATCCTTGGCTTTTAGTCCCAAGTCATTCCATTCTTTGGAAATGAAATTATTTTCTGCCTTCACAGTCTGCAGTAGTTCTACCGCTTTATCCATATAGCTGCCTTCATCCGTATATTGTGCATAAGCTGCCAATAGAGGTGCCACAGAATTGATCAAAATCAAATCTATACTCGCTTTCCCTATATTCTTCGTCGGTCGTTTTCTCAACTTTCCAAAGTCATAGTGCTTTTGCCAATAGTTTGATACCTCAAAGTCGAACATACTTTGAAGTTCTTTACTATCTCTAAAATGAATAAATTGATCGAAGCACTTTACATTTTTGGCAAGAAAAGAAGAAAATTGTGCCAAACGCACCGTTGGGAAATTCCCTGGCCTTAGCCTCAAAAATTTCCATTCAGCTTTCAATAAGGTTAAATCCTGAAGTCTATACTTTTTAGATAAATAACTAAACTCCTTTTTTAGCGCCGATCCATAAGCATCTCCGTCCACATGAAGAAATCCCGCTATACCAAAAATTAGCGCTTCAATCTGATCAATTTTTTCTACATGTTTGACTATTACCTTGTGACTTAAGCTTTGGGACAATTTAAGTAATGGCTCTTCATTGGTTTTAAAACCGAAATTTTTAGCCAGCAACTGATAAGTTGTCTCTTCCCAATTTCCATTGTTTTTATTCAAAAGATGCAGAATATACTCAGACTTTTGCTTCAATCTCATCACACCCACCTGCTCAAGCATGGATATTTTATCAATGTCCTTCACCTGACCAAACTGATCAGCACAGGGTATTTTTTCTGGACTCTTGATTAATTGATTACACTTTTTGAGTAGCTCGGGCTTGATTCGATCCTGTAGTTCTAGCACGGGAAGCACTTGCCCATTAGCCAATTGTACTTCCGCATCATGCTCCCATACCACGTGTAGAACTACATTGTTATAAGCTTCATCCTGTTGATGATGGTGCCTATTCCAGTCAGAAGATCTCAAATGCAGCTCCACATGACCATACCAAGTGATGTCTCCTATCAATAGTTTTGCATTCAGAAAATCGGGCCCGGCATCAGTATTATAATTACCAATAGCATATACTTGGATTTGTTGTCCGTCATGCGTGGTCAATGATGCATTATTAAACTTTTGGAATTGCCAGATGAAATGTAAAAATGATTCCCTCACGGTTGGTTAGGTTGGGTGATGAAATGATTAGCGCTTTATATCCAATTTAACCGCTGATTGTATAAAGTCAAAATTAGGTTAAATCCAATTTCTGTTCGAATGAAGCGTCCCCTCCATCGAAGTCTTCCATTTTTTGTAACAACCCTTCTACATTCTCATCAGTCACAAATAAATTCAAATTAGAAAACTTTACAAATCCCTCTTCATGCATATGCTTAAACAATGTCAATAGTTTTTCATAGAAATTGTTGATATTCAAAATGCCTATCGGTTTTTTAACCAACCCCAGTTGTGCCCAGGTCAAGATTTCTGCCAGTTCTTCTAATGTTCCAAATCCGCCAGGCAACGCGATGAAACCATCAGACTTATCAACCATAATCGTTTTTCGCTCATGCATATTTTTGGTTTGAATCAACTCTGAGACATCAGTATTTGTTATTTCTACCTGATCCAAAAATTCAGGGATAATACCGGTCACATATCCTCCATTGCTCAGACAAGCTTGGGCTACGGCTCCCATTATACCTATTCTTGCACCACCATAAACCAACCTAATTGATTTGGTCGCCAACGCCGTACCAAGCTCTGTAGCTGCATTTACATAGCGTACATCTTTGCCTAAGGAGGAGCCGCAATACACACAAATACTTTTCATTAAACTAATATAATGGCTGCAGAGGAACTTTGAATATATCATTTGATAAATCCTCTTTGAATAAAAGGTTGGACGTGTGAACTGATAAAGATAAATTTGCGCACATTTTAAGCATTGCTATGGCCAAGGAAAAAATAAAAGCAGAAGAGAAGCGGGCGTTCAGTAAAGAAAATTTTGGCAAGCTCTATGGTATCTTCAAATACTTATTGCCCTACAAATCCAAGTTTGTAATAGGGTTGGTCTTCTTGGTTCTAGGTAGTTTTCTTTTACTCGCCTTTCCTTTGATAGCTGGAAAATTAATTGATGTGGCCTCTGGTGAAGGGACCTGGTGGCTAAATGACATCAACAGCATCGCCATGAGCTTAGTTTCCATCCTTTTCTTACAAGGAATTTTCTCCTTTTTTAGAGTCTATCTCTTTGCGCAAGTCAGTGAAAATGCCATGGCTGATGTTCGATTTGACCTATATAAAAAACTACTCTATCTGCCCATTACATTTTATGATCGTCATCGCACTGGAGAATTGATGAGTAGAATGTCTTCTGATGTCACCTTGCTTCAGACCACTTTCTCCACAACATTAGCTGAAGTTATACGCCAGATCGTGACATTGATTGCAGGAATCGTAATCATTTTTGTGATAACGCCGGCACTCAGCACCTTCATGATCATGACACTTCCGGTCATCATCATCGCTGCCATGATCTTTGGAAAAAAAATCCGAAAATTATCTCGCCAGTCCCAAGATGAATTGGCCCATTCTTCAACCATCGTGGAAGAAACATTACAGTCCATATTGGCTGTGAAATCTTTTACCAACGAATTATTCGAAAAAGCCAGATATAAAAAATCACTCAATGAAGTAGTTTCACTCGCCTTAAAAACTGCCACCTTTCGAGCGGGTTTTATTTCGTTTATCATTTTTGCATTGTTTGGAGGAATGGTAGCTATCCTTTGGTATGGAGCCCTTTTATTGCAAAGAGGAGAAATGACCTTGGGAGATTTAACCTCTTTCGCTTTTTATACAGCTTTTATTGGCGGATCGATTGCCGGCATTGGAGACTTGTTCGGGCAAGTTCAGCGAGCCATTGGTGCATCAGAGAGAATCTTAGAAATACATGATGAATCCTCTGAGACAGAAGCACCCGAACCATCAGAATTAGAGAAATTCAAAGGTGACATCTCTTTTGATCAAGTGAATTTTCAATATCCCAGTAGACAGGATATGCCTGTGCTTAATAATCTCTCTATGGAGGTTGGATCGGGCGAGAAAGTGGCCTTAGTAGGAAAAAGTGGTGCTGGAAAATCAACAATCGCTCATCTACTCATGCGATTGTATGATGGCTTTGAAGGATCGGTAAAGGTAGACGGTCAGGATATCGCCTCGTATGATCTTACTGCATTCAGAAAGAATATTGGAATTGTACCTCAAGAAGTTATCCTTTTCGGTGGTACGATCAGAGAAAACATTGCCTATGGCAAACCTAATGCCACGCAAGAAGAAATTGAGCTGGCTGCAAAAAAGGCGCACGCGTTAGAATTTATCATCTCCTTTCCAGAAGGGTTCGATACCGTAGTAGGAGAACGAGGAGTGAAATTATCTGGCGGCCAACGACAGCGAATTGCCATCGCTCGAACTATTTTAAAAGATCCATCTATTCTAATCCTAGATGAAGCTACAAGTTCGCTTGATGCCGAGTCCGAACAACAAGTACAGCTTGCACTCAATGAATTGATGAAAGGCAGAACGACATTGATTATTGCTCACAGATTGGCAACAATCAAAGAGGTAGATAGAATCTATGTGATCGAAAATGGAAAGATTGAAGAATCTGGTGCTCACAATGAGCTCATTGACAATGTAAAAGGCACCTATCACCACCTAGTCAACCTTCAATTGGTTAATTAAGTATAGAATTCTGCTATAAATTTCATTATCTCCCTGATAATCACTTCCTTTGCGCCTTGTTAATCGGAAGTAGCGAATAACAGACTAAAAACCACCAAGATACATACCCATGATTCTCAATTTGTTTTCGGGCACTAACGAAGCCTTGCTTTTTGGCATATTCGGAATTGTAATCATCCTTTTCCTTGCAGTAGACCTCGGACTCGTTCACAAAGGACCTTCCAAGATCACGCAAAAGGATGCGCTGCTACAGACCATATTCTGGATAGTAGTTTCGTGTATTTTTGGCGGGCTTATTTACTTTTTCGGAGGCGGTGCCGATGACGCCTTAGAGTACTTCTCTGCATACGTTACGGAGAAGGCCCTTTCTGTTGATAACATTTTCGTTATCCTGCTAATCTTAAGGTACTTCAAGATTAAAGATGAGTACTACCATGACATTCTGTTTTGGGGAATCTTAGGTGCTATCGTTTTCAGAGCAATTTTCATATTTCTGGGAGCCCTACTCATCGGTGAATTTCACTGGATACTCTACATTTTTGGTGTCTTCCTGGTTTACTCGGGTATCAAAATCTTCAATGAAGATGATGATATGGAAATCGAGCCAGAAAAAAATATCCTTACCAGATGGGCTAAAAAGGTACTTCCCATTTCTACTGAAGACAGAGGTGGACGATTTGTATTCATAGAAAAAGGAAAACTGTGGTTTACTCCACTTTTTCTAGTCATTCTTCTCATCGAATCAACTGATTTAATTTTTGCAGTAGACTCCATCCCTGCGGCATTTGCAATCACACAAAATGAATTTGTGATTTATACTTCAAATATTTTTGCCGTTATGGGACTCCGTGCCATGTTCTTCTTATTGGCCAATATATTGGATCGCTTTTATCTACTACAAAAAGGCCTTTCTATTGTCTTAATATTCATTGGCGTAAAAATGCTTATGGAAATGAGCATAGTGCAGCAGGGATTTCAAATGGCATTCGGTATTGAGCACGCTCATATTCCTATCATCTGGTCTTTCATTGTTATCATGGCAGCACTTACTCTTTCTATTGTTCTGTCTATCATGTTTCCAGAAGAGGAGAAAATCGTTGAGCCAGTGGAAACCACTAAAAATTAATACACTTTATCGTTACTTTTGATGTCTAATTTTCGTTAGGCACTTATAAAAAGTAAACTATGTACATCCCATTTGACGAAATGGCTGACACCTCGCGTGTTTGGATATATCAAGCTGACAAACAACTTTCCACAGCTGAACAATCTCAAATTGAATCTAAATGCAACTCCTTTCTACAAGAATGGGCTGCACATGGACAGGCATTAAAGAGTTCGTTCCAAATTATCCATGATAAATTTTTGGTGATTAGTGTCGACGAATCATTCAATCAGGCAAGCGGATGTTCCATAGATGCTTCCGTTGCACTTGTTAAGAACCTAGAGCAGGAACTGGGAATCAATTTCTTTGACAGAACAAAAATTTGTTTCCTTGTTAATGATGAGATTGTTGAAATACCTTTAAACGGAATCAAATCTGAGGTTGAAAATGGAAATATTAAATCGGACACGTTAACATTTAACAATTTGGTTTCCGACATTCGTTCATTTCAAACCGACTGGAAAGTAGAAGCAAAAAACAGTTGGCTCAAACGCTATTTCCAGTAAGGGGCGTATATTAGGAATGTGTTTTATCTTTAGGTAAACTATAAATGGATTTTATGGCCAGCAACAACAAACTTTTCAGTTTATTTCTAATTATCCTTTTGACTTCATGTAGCGCTTCCAAAAAAGCAAATAAGAGTCTTGAAGCGGGAGAATACAGCGATGCCATATACCTGTTAGAAAAGTCGATAAAACCAGACGACCCTGAGTCAAATTTTCTGCTGGCCGAAGCCTATAGAAAATCTAACCGAATTCAAGAAGCTGAACCCTATTACATGGCTGCCATCGATGCAGGCGTCCAGGATGAAAGCGCCTTTTATTACTATGCCGTCTCACTCAAGGCCAATGATGACGTAAAAAGAGCCAATCAAGTACTCGAAGACTATCTGAAAAAAGGCCAAGATGATGCCGTGGTGGCATTAGCCGAACGCGAACTGAATAACCTGGGACAACTTCCAGAAATAGAAACACGAGTGAATCATTTCAGGGTTAAGAACCTTGAAGCGATCAACACAAAGTTCGCTGAATATTCACCGTTCTATAGTGATGGGAAACTCTATTTTACATCAAACAGGCATGGCGGTAAAATCTACAAAGGCACAGGAACTCCCTTTACAGACATCTACATGGTAAATACCCGGGGGGCAAATGTAGATCTCGCAACTCTGGAAGAGCTCAGCCCAATTATCAATGAACCCAATGTAAATCTAGGTTCAATTACCATGTCTAAAAACGGCAATACGGTGATTTTTGCAAAAGGAAATTCGGGTAAATCCTCAGGAGCTAACGAAGTCAATCTTTATTTTACTCGCTACAGAAATGGCGCTTGGCAAACGCCTAGACCATTGAGCATTAATGGCCAAGACTCTTGGGACTCTACACCTGCCCTTAGTCCTGATGGCAAAACATTGTTTTTCTCATCTAACCGCGAAGGAGGATTTGGAGGACTGGATATCTACACAGCTTCATTAAACAGAAGGGGGAGATGGGTGGATGTTAGAAATATGGGAGAAGGAATAAATACGCCTGGCAATGAAATATTCCCTTATGTAGGCGGTACAGGAAAATTATATTTCTCTTCCGACGGTTGGCCAGGTTTTGGAGGACTAGATATTTTTGAAGCAACCAGAGCAGGCGGTCATGTAAAACTTGAAAACCTTGGTACTCCCATCAATTCGAATGCTGATGATTTCGGTCTCTTTCTTTTTAACCCTTCGCGCGGTTTTTTTACCTCCAACAGAAAAGGTGGCAAGGGAGATGACGACATCTATACTTTCGTCAATGATGATCCAGAATTGCGCATAGTGAATTACTGGCTTTCTGGCACCACGCTGACACATGAAACTGATAGTCAGTTGGTCGCTTTATCCAATACCAAAGTAGTATTAAGGGATCTGGATGATAACATCGTTGATGAGCAATTCACACAGGTGGATGGCAAATACAGGTTTCGTGTATTCTCAGAAGAAAAATATTATCTGGTTGCAGAAAAAGAGGAATACTTCACCACACGCATCGACTTTTCCACCATTGGAAAATCAGTTGATAAATCTACATTAAAAAATACTATAACAAATGTTGAGTTCGAAGTGGATCTTCCGCTGGAAAAAATCGTCGTAGACAAAGCTATTGTACTCAACAACATTTACTACGATCTCAACAAGGCAGATATTAAACCCGAGGCTGCTGCTGAACTGGATAAACTGGTCACTCTGATGAGAGACAACCCCAATATCAATATTGAGTTAAGTTCACATACTGATGTAAGGTCTAGTCACGAATACAATATGAGCCTGTCTCAGCGAAGAGCCCAGAGTGCAGTGAACTATATCGCTTCTCAAGGAATTGAGAACAGAAGAATGGTAGCGAAAGGATATGGAGAAACCAAATTGATCATCGAAAATGCCAAGACTGAAGAGGAACATCAGGTAAACAGAAGGACAGAATTCAAGGTTACTAGATACAATAAGAAATTCGAGAAGCAAAACACCGAAGATTATGACGAGTCAGATAGGTTTTTTGACGATGTAGAGGACTCACAGTAAACACCGATAGGATGTTTAGGGGAATTACCTAACCGTCTAATTAAAACGAACACCTCCAACTTTTTGTGAAAAATTTCAAATAAATATTTTTCCTTTTACTTGATTTTTTTTGCCAATTCTGGCCATTATCGTACCTTTTAAGGAACAAAATTCATTTTTAGGAGAATCCTGTATTCTCTTTTTTTTAAAAACGGTTGATCTTTGAAGTTGTAATGGGTGTAACGAACAGGCTTACATACAAGACTGTTTTAGATTACATAAACCGAAAAGACAATTGGGAGACAAACAAGCCTAACCAATTTGAGCGATAGATAAATATGAAAGGTTTTTTTATTAGAGCGACAAGAGTGACCCCCTCGATCTACTTCGATCCAGGAAAAGGGCTACTTGATATTCGAGGCAAATCAAGCCCGGAAAACCCATTGGTGTTCTACAGATATATCAATGACTCTATCGATCATTTTGGCAAGACAGACAAGGCGGCCATCACTCTAAATGCAGCCTTCGAGTACTTCAATACCAGCTCGTCCAAATGTATATACATACTCTTCAAGAAATTAAATGACCTTAAAGTAGAACGAGGAAAAGAGATACATATCAATTGGTACTACGAAGAAGGTGACGAAGATATGCTGGAAGCAGGCGAAGACCTGAGTTCATTCTTCAACTACGAATTCAACTATGTCGAAATCCCTGAGATAAAAATCTTAGGAGAAATGAAAGAAGAGTCTTCGGAGAATTAAATCAGAGCATTCTTAAGATATTCTAAAGGCCTTGTATATCTACAAGGCCTTTTTTGAATCTATTCAATTCACTTTTGGTCGAAAGAGCCAAAAATTCAATCTATCAATTCCTTTGATTCATCGATCATCTCATTTTAGTCATCTAAAACATGGCTCCTATTGGTCTAATAACTCGTTGTAAACCTTGAATTATCAATAATTCAATTCAACTTTGTTTTGTTGAATTAATTCTATTAATAATAATATTATTAGAATTAATTAGTTATATAAGTCAATTAAATATTTTTTTAATCCTATAAATCAAACAGCTATGGATCGAGAATATAAATATTTGTTGCTCTATTTTATCGGGTTGGTTTTGCTCACAATAGTTAGCTAGCCAACTAAAAAATTACCGCTATGGTAAGAATTTCGGAGCGGCTTTTGTCGCTTCGATTCCTGAGCTGTCCCGCGCCATTTGGTGCGGGATATTTTTTTAGGACGCTAATTTTCTGAATACCTCAGCAATATTCTGAACCATCACCACTTCAATCTTAAAATTAGCGGCCTCCACCGCTTTCGAATTGTTCTTGGAAACAAATATCTTCTTGAACCCTAATTTCTCTGCTTCCGAAATTCGACTCTCAATCCTATTCACAGCTCTTACTTCTCCTCCTAAACCTATCTCCCCAGCAAAACAAATGTCAGAACTCACGACCTTTTCTTCATAAGAAGAGACAATTGAAACTGCAATACTCAAATCCAAAGCGGGATCATCAATTTTTAGCCCCCCAGCTATATTCAAGAATACGTCCTGATTACCCAAACGAAGGCCTCCTCTTTTCTCTAATACAGCTAGGAGCATATTAAGCCGTTTGGCATCGTAGCCAGTAGTACTTCGTTGAGGTGTGCCATAAGCTGAAGCGCTGACCAACGCTTGAGTCTCAATGAGCAGAGGGCGATTGCCTTCGATCGATGCTCCAATAGTCACCCCACTGAGTTCGCTGTCCTTGTGCGCGATCAAAATCTCCGACGGATTAGAAACCTGACGCATGCCAGTACCAGACATTTCATAAATACCCAATTCAGAAGTCGATCCAAATCTATTCTTGATCGTTCTCAGGATTCTATAACTCAGATGGCGATCTCCTTCAAACTGGAGTACGGTATCCACCATATGCTCCAAAACCTTGGGCCCGGCTATAGTACCCTCTTTTGTAATATGACCGATAAGAAATACAGGTACATTTGAGGTCTTTGCAAACTGAAGGAGCTCTGCCGTGCATTCGCGAACTTGGCTCACACTTCCAGCGGAGCTATCTACTTTAGATGAAAACAACGTCTGAATAGAATCTATGATAAGAATTTCTGGATTGACCTGCTTGATCTGCTGAAAGATATTGTTCAGGGAGGTTTCTGAAAGGAGCAAACAATTGTCTGACTTTGCCTGCATACGCTCTGCGCGCATTTTTATCTGCTGGGGACTCTCCTCTCCTGACACATATAATATTTTCTTATTAGGTAGGCCAAGAGCTACTTGTAAAAAAAGAGTAGATTTTCCTATACCTGGTTCTCCTCCTATCAGCACCAAAGATCCAGGCACAATACCTCCACCCAATACACGATTCAATTCTTCGTCAATTGTCTTGAATCTGACGCTATCCTCTGCCTTTATTTCTTGAATAGACACGGCCTGATTCGGTCTTGCATTTTTATCCTCCTCGGTCCAAATCTTCGTATTGCTCGTTGTTTGAGTCACCACCTCTTCTACATAAGAATTCCATTCACCACACGATGGACATTTACCTACCCACTTTGGAGATTGAGCTCCACAATTCTGACAAAAAAAAGCTGTTTTAGTTTTAGCCATAGACACTGAAGTTTGAAGCGACAATTTAAATTGAATTTCAAAAAGAAATTGCGTTTTTAACCCAATGACTTTTCTCATAAAATTAGACTTGCTGCCTTACGTCAAATCACATACTTTTGCTCTTATTTTTAATAATTCTAAATAAGAGTATTCATGCGATCAGTGGCACAGCTTAGACCAGGCGAGAAAGGAATTGTAAACAATTTTACCAATGAATATATCTCTTTGAAATTATTAGAAATGGGTGTACTCCCTGGCACAGAAGTAGAAATGAAATTTTCTGCTCCACTGGGAGACCCGATCTGCATTCGTGTTTCTGGCTATGATTTGTCTTTAAGGTTAGAAGAGGCGGCAACCATTACTTTATCTTAATAACCCATGAGCAACGCTTTGTTAAATGTCGCCCTGATTGGCAATCCAAACGCAGGTAAAACTTCCATTTTTAATTTGCTCACTGGGATGAACCAAAAGGTGGGTAACTTTCCTGGTGTTACTATGGATAAAGTCAGCGGTACGTTCCGACAAAATGGGACTGTGGCTAATGTGATAGACTTACCAGGGACCTATAGTATTTATCCTCGCTCCATGGATGAGCGGGTAGTATTTGATGTGCTTAGCGACAAAAAAGCACATGACTTCCCTGATAAAATCGTTGTCATTGCAGATGCGTCTAACCTTGAAAGAAATCTCCTACTATTTACGGAAATTCAAGACCTAGGCCTGCCTACTATACTGGTATTATCCATGCTTGACGTAGCCAATAGAAGTGGACTGAATATAGATCTTAGTGCTTTGGAGGAACAATTCAATACCACTGTCTTAACTATAAATGGTAGAACTGGCGAAGGCATTCAAGAACTGAAAGGAGTTTTGTTAGAAGATGTACCTGCATCGAAAAAACTGTTCTACGATATCAATGAGCTGTCTCCAGAGATCATACCAGTTATTAAGGAGAAATTTGAGCTCGATAATGACTATGTAGCGTATCAATACGCGCAACAAACTTATAGTAAAACTTTTTTGAGCAATGACGAAAAGCAATTTATTGCTGACGAGAAAATAAAGTACAATTTTTGTGACCGTCAGTTTCAAACCACTGAAACTGTTGAACGCTACAAAATCATCCGTGAGAAACTCTCACACATTGTAACAAAAACCAACCTAGAAACTACTGCCACTCGCAATCAAAAAATAGATAAAATATTGACCCACAAAGTCTATGGTTACCTCATATTCTTTGTGATTCTCTTCGCCTTGTTTCAGTCCATTTTTGCATGGGCTGAACCCTTTATGGATTACATCGATTTCGGCTTTGCCAAATTGAGTAGTTGGGCCAAAACTTATTTGCCATCCGGGGTTCTTACTGATCTTATTGCGGAAGGGATTATTCCCGGCCTTGGTGGCGTGGTTATATTCATTCCTCAGATTGCTCTTCTTTTCTGTTTCATCGCGATCCTTGAAGAATCTGGTTATATGGCTCGTGTGGTTTTTCTAATGGACAAAATCATGAGAAAATTTGGGCTCAATGGAAAGAGTGTTGTTCCCTTGATCTCTGGTGTAGCTTGTGCCATCCCTGCGATTATGGCCGCTAGAAATATCGAAAGTTGGAAAGACCGTATCATAACCATCTTTGTAACTCCATTTATGAGTTGCTCGGCCAGACTCCCTGTCTATGCTATTTTAATCGCCTTGGTTATCCCTAATGAATATCTCTTTGGCTTTTTAAGTGTACAGGGACTGGCCTTGATGGCGCTATATCTTATCGGTTTTTTTGGCGCCATTTTTTCTGCCCTGTTGATGAAAAAGATTCTAAAGGTAAAAGAGCAGAGCTATTTCATTATGGAGTTGCCGATTTATCGCTGGCCGAAATGGAAAAATGTTTGGATCACGATTTTTTCAAAAAGCAAAACTTTTGTATTTGAGGCGGGTAAAATCATTCTTGCCATTTCTATTATCCTTTGGGTACTGGCCTCATACGGCCCAGGAGAAAATTTCACTCAGGCGGATCAAAAAATAATGGAAAAGTATCCGGAGTTAAGTGTTGATTCTCCAGAATATGATGATGCCCTGAACGCACATAAACTAGAATATTCTTATGCTGGTTTATTAGGTAAATCTATAGAACCAGCCATTCGCCCACTGGGTTATGATTGGAAAATTGGAATAGCACTGATTACTTCTTTTGCGGCAAGAGAAGTTTTTGTTGGTACCATAGCTACTATATACAGTGTAGGCTCCGAAGCAGAAGACGAGTCCACCATCAAGGACAAATTAAGGGCGGAAATCAATCCCTACACAGGTCAGCCGATGTACTCCATTGCGCTAGGTGTATCCTTAATGCTGTTTTATGCGTTTGCCATGCAATGCATGAGTACGCTGGCAGTCGTTTATAGAGAAACTAAAT
The sequence above is drawn from the Reichenbachiella sp. genome and encodes:
- the radA gene encoding DNA repair protein RadA, with amino-acid sequence MAKTKTAFFCQNCGAQSPKWVGKCPSCGEWNSYVEEVVTQTTSNTKIWTEEDKNARPNQAVSIQEIKAEDSVRFKTIDEELNRVLGGGIVPGSLVLIGGEPGIGKSTLFLQVALGLPNKKILYVSGEESPQQIKMRAERMQAKSDNCLLLSETSLNNIFQQIKQVNPEILIIDSIQTLFSSKVDSSAGSVSQVRECTAELLQFAKTSNVPVFLIGHITKEGTIAGPKVLEHMVDTVLQFEGDRHLSYRILRTIKNRFGSTSELGIYEMSGTGMRQVSNPSEILIAHKDSELSGVTIGASIEGNRPLLIETQALVSASAYGTPQRSTTGYDAKRLNMLLAVLEKRGGLRLGNQDVFLNIAGGLKIDDPALDLSIAVSIVSSYEEKVVSSDICFAGEIGLGGEVRAVNRIESRISEAEKLGFKKIFVSKNNSKAVEAANFKIEVVMVQNIAEVFRKLAS
- a CDS encoding FeoA family protein is translated as MRSVAQLRPGEKGIVNNFTNEYISLKLLEMGVLPGTEVEMKFSAPLGDPICIRVSGYDLSLRLEEAATITLS
- the feoB gene encoding ferrous iron transport protein B; the encoded protein is MSNALLNVALIGNPNAGKTSIFNLLTGMNQKVGNFPGVTMDKVSGTFRQNGTVANVIDLPGTYSIYPRSMDERVVFDVLSDKKAHDFPDKIVVIADASNLERNLLLFTEIQDLGLPTILVLSMLDVANRSGLNIDLSALEEQFNTTVLTINGRTGEGIQELKGVLLEDVPASKKLFYDINELSPEIIPVIKEKFELDNDYVAYQYAQQTYSKTFLSNDEKQFIADEKIKYNFCDRQFQTTETVERYKIIREKLSHIVTKTNLETTATRNQKIDKILTHKVYGYLIFFVILFALFQSIFAWAEPFMDYIDFGFAKLSSWAKTYLPSGVLTDLIAEGIIPGLGGVVIFIPQIALLFCFIAILEESGYMARVVFLMDKIMRKFGLNGKSVVPLISGVACAIPAIMAARNIESWKDRIITIFVTPFMSCSARLPVYAILIALVIPNEYLFGFLSVQGLALMALYLIGFFGAIFSALLMKKILKVKEQSYFIMELPIYRWPKWKNVWITIFSKSKTFVFEAGKIILAISIILWVLASYGPGENFTQADQKIMEKYPELSVDSPEYDDALNAHKLEYSYAGLLGKSIEPAIRPLGYDWKIGIALITSFAAREVFVGTIATIYSVGSEAEDESTIKDKLRAEINPYTGQPMYSIALGVSLMLFYAFAMQCMSTLAVVYRETKSWKWPVLQLIYMSAVAYIFALIAYQLLS